The Pontibacter sp. SGAir0037 DNA segment GAGATCGCGTCGAGCATAAGTGAGGGCCTGGCCCGAAACGTGTTAGCTGCCAAAGTAAACGATACCGTATGGGACATTTCCCGTCCGATTGAGGAAGATGCGAGGGTGCAGTTGCTTACCTGGAACGATGATTTAGGAAAGAATGCGTTCTGGCATTCTTCTGCACACTTACTGGCTGAAGCTCTGGAAGCACTCTATCCGGGCGTTAAATTCGGTATCGGTCCTCCTGTGGAGAATGGATTTTACTACGATGTGGATTTAGGTGACCAGACGTTTTCTCAGGATGATTTTGCCAGGGTGGAGCAGAAAATGCTGGAACTGGCACGCAACAAAAGTGAATTTACCCGAAGAGAAGTGTCTAAGGCTGAAGCCATAGATTATTTCACTAAAAAGGGAGATGAATATAAACTGGATCTGATTAAAGATCTGGAAGACGGCACTATTACCTTCTATGAGCAGGGTAACTTTGTAGACCTTTGCCGCGGGCCCCATTTGCCTAATACAGGCTTTATAAAGGCTGCCAAACTGATGAACGTGGCCGGTGCCTACTGGCGTGGCGATGAAAGCAGAAAGCAGCTTACCCGTATTTACGGCATTACCTTCCCGAAGCAAAAAGAGCTGACAGAGTACCTGGAGCGATTGGAAGAGGCCAAGAAAAGAGATCACCGTAAACTGGGCAGAGAGCTGGAATTGTTTGCTTTTTCAGAGAAAGTAGGTCTGGGTTTACCGCTCTGGTTGCCAAAAGGCACTTTGCTGCGAGAGCGATTAGAGCAGTTCCTGCGTAAGGCGCAAACAAAAGCAGGCTATCAGCCGGTGGTTACGCCTCACATTGGCAGCAAAGAGCTATATGTTACCTCCGGCCACTATGCCAAGTATGGCGCAGATTCGTTCCAGCCGATCAAAACGCCAAACGAAGGGGAGGAGTTCTTCCTGAAGCCGATGAACTGTCCGCACCACTGCGAGATTTATAAAACACGCCCGCGCTCCTATAAAGAGCTGCCGGTGCGACTGGCTGAGTTTGGCACCGTATACCGTTACGAGCAAAGCGGCGAGTTGCATGGTTTAACACGTGTTCGTGGCTTTACCCAGGACGATGCACACATCTTCTGTCGGCCGGACCAGGTAAAGGAAGAGTTTACGAAAGTAATTGACCTGGTGCTGTATGTGTTCAAGGCACTGGGCTTCGAAGATTATACTGCGCAGATTTCGTTGCGGGACCCGGAGAAGAAGGAAAAGTACATTGGTGGCGATGAAGCCTGGGATAAAGCAGAGCAAGCCATTATCGAAGCTGCCACCGAGAAAGGACTTCGTACTGTAACAGAATTGGGTGAGGCTGCGTTTTACGGACCTAAGCTCGACTTTATGGTGAAGGATGCGCTGGGCCGCAGATGGCAGCTGGGAACTATTCAGGTTGATTATCAGTTACCTGAACGCTTCCAGCTGGAATACACAACGGCAGATAACAGCAAAGCCCGCCCTGTTATGATCCACCGGGCCCCGTTTGGCTCCCTGGAGCGGTTCGTGGCGGTACTGATAGAGCACTGTGGCGGTAACTTCCCACTGTGGCTGA contains these protein-coding regions:
- the thrS gene encoding threonine--tRNA ligase, whose amino-acid sequence is MINITLPDGSVRQYPKGVTSLEIASSISEGLARNVLAAKVNDTVWDISRPIEEDARVQLLTWNDDLGKNAFWHSSAHLLAEALEALYPGVKFGIGPPVENGFYYDVDLGDQTFSQDDFARVEQKMLELARNKSEFTRREVSKAEAIDYFTKKGDEYKLDLIKDLEDGTITFYEQGNFVDLCRGPHLPNTGFIKAAKLMNVAGAYWRGDESRKQLTRIYGITFPKQKELTEYLERLEEAKKRDHRKLGRELELFAFSEKVGLGLPLWLPKGTLLRERLEQFLRKAQTKAGYQPVVTPHIGSKELYVTSGHYAKYGADSFQPIKTPNEGEEFFLKPMNCPHHCEIYKTRPRSYKELPVRLAEFGTVYRYEQSGELHGLTRVRGFTQDDAHIFCRPDQVKEEFTKVIDLVLYVFKALGFEDYTAQISLRDPEKKEKYIGGDEAWDKAEQAIIEAATEKGLRTVTELGEAAFYGPKLDFMVKDALGRRWQLGTIQVDYQLPERFQLEYTTADNSKARPVMIHRAPFGSLERFVAVLIEHCGGNFPLWLSPEQFAILPISEKYQEFAQQVQARLEEEDIRGFVDNRDEKIGRKIRDAEVRKVPYMLIVGEKEQENNAVSVRRHGEGDLGSMPVEEFIGMFKGKIAEMINN